From one Candidatus Acididesulfobacter guangdongensis genomic stretch:
- a CDS encoding DNA repair exonuclease produces the protein MLKFIHAADIHIDSPLRGLENYESAPVEEIRGATRKALDNLITLAIEEGVSFVVISGDMYDGDWKDYNTGLFLLSRLSKLTSKGISVFIAKGNHDAESKITRELKLPSGINLFSSKKPETFILREFNVAIHGRSFATRAVTEDLASSYPMPVSGMFNIGVLHTSLNGREGHENYAPCSLDTLKSKNYDYWALGHVHKREILSEKPWIIFSGNTQGRHIKETGPKGCMLVTVDSETLSVVSAEFKSLHSLVWSLRNIDISGISEPFDVVEAVRQDAEKEITKNDNAFTVLRIILKGSCKAHRQLSLEPEKWINEIRLSIADSSFGDSVWLEKLLIKTTFESDIEQIKKRNDPIGNMLRYIESLDIGENKEIIYDIISKDVSDLNSKLPPELALKLYFKENADAPTNSESDKFKEIIAETKELLISRLLTHDI, from the coding sequence ATGCTGAAATTTATACACGCTGCAGATATACATATAGACAGCCCGCTTCGCGGGCTTGAAAATTACGAAAGCGCCCCCGTTGAGGAAATTCGCGGCGCAACAAGGAAAGCTTTAGATAATTTGATAACTTTAGCAATAGAAGAAGGGGTGTCTTTTGTCGTAATATCGGGTGATATGTACGACGGAGACTGGAAAGATTATAATACCGGCTTATTTTTACTGAGCCGTCTGTCAAAATTGACTTCTAAGGGCATTTCTGTTTTCATCGCTAAAGGCAATCACGATGCAGAGAGCAAAATAACCAGGGAACTAAAATTGCCGAGCGGTATAAATCTGTTTTCATCTAAAAAACCTGAGACTTTTATACTTAGAGAATTTAATGTAGCTATACACGGTCGGAGTTTTGCAACACGGGCGGTTACAGAAGATTTAGCTTCATCTTATCCTATGCCGGTGTCAGGGATGTTTAATATCGGCGTTCTTCATACAAGCTTAAACGGAAGAGAAGGGCACGAAAATTATGCTCCGTGTTCGCTTGATACCCTTAAATCCAAAAATTACGATTACTGGGCTCTCGGGCATGTTCATAAAAGAGAGATATTAAGCGAAAAACCGTGGATTATTTTTTCCGGCAATACGCAGGGAAGACATATAAAAGAAACGGGACCAAAAGGATGTATGCTGGTAACCGTGGACTCCGAGACTCTTTCGGTAGTTTCTGCAGAATTCAAATCTTTACATTCATTAGTCTGGTCTTTACGCAACATTGATATTTCAGGAATATCAGAACCTTTTGACGTAGTTGAAGCAGTAAGACAGGATGCAGAAAAAGAAATTACAAAAAATGACAATGCATTCACGGTACTGAGAATAATATTAAAAGGAAGCTGCAAAGCACATAGACAGCTGTCGTTAGAACCGGAAAAATGGATAAACGAAATACGTTTGTCCATAGCCGATTCATCGTTCGGCGATTCAGTTTGGCTTGAAAAATTGCTTATAAAAACTACGTTTGAATCAGATATTGAACAGATAAAAAAAAGAAATGATCCTATAGGAAATATGCTCAGGTATATAGAATCTTTAGACATCGGAGAAAACAAAGAAATAATATACGATATTATATCTAAGGATGTTTCTGATTTAAACTCAAAACTGCCGCCGGAGCTTGCATTAAAATTATATTTTAAAGAAAATGCAGACGCGCCGACAAACTCTGAAAGCGATAAATTTAAAGAAATCATAGCAGAAACAAAAGAGCTCTTGATATCGCGTCTGCTTACGCATGATATATAG
- a CDS encoding APC family permease — protein sequence MERSNLTGDKNKLHQILKLFDLSSLSISSVAPIFSIAAAGTSMVQSAGLFVPLAIGLIALPFLISSWIFLTLNKHFPNAGASYHWSRRIVGINYSNFQAWIIIMAYFWSIPPILIPASRFTLDLLGFNQFNVSYEILFALIWTVFAGFVLLYGTKLTAIVTQIFLFVEIIAVLLIGVIGYSIWDKFSYGMHSGNIFSFSNFNLSGIIVCMIIGATIVDGWEIDSYASEESKQPKLTPGKSGIIGAIMVVVYYYIIWPVLLHETSLKTLKSSPDVLLAWANNANPSILPVMKLALVASTAGSLWLTTFILSRALFSMSRDKIMPKFFGFLSKKRVPKWSILIPLILSFATILLEIFFPSFENFFNIVLATAGFFLVAEFFLDSFNTIIFLLKYHKNIKHSMSNHNHIIILSGAFFVFIYLGALLALFFVYGPKHLGSSIDLITAIMLAMGLCYTIWLLISKKEQKIYMADFDDSIDIIPFKKGNGETDAALKDVSDVGRPLF from the coding sequence ATGGAAAGAAGCAATCTCACCGGCGATAAAAATAAACTTCATCAGATATTAAAATTATTTGATTTATCAAGTCTTTCAATCTCAAGCGTAGCGCCCATATTTAGCATTGCAGCCGCCGGAACGAGCATGGTTCAAAGCGCAGGGCTTTTCGTACCTTTGGCTATAGGCTTAATTGCTTTGCCGTTTTTAATTTCATCATGGATTTTTCTAACATTAAACAAACATTTTCCGAATGCAGGCGCATCGTATCACTGGTCCAGACGAATAGTAGGTATTAATTATTCTAATTTTCAGGCTTGGATTATAATAATGGCATATTTCTGGTCTATACCGCCCATTTTAATTCCGGCATCCAGATTTACGCTTGATTTACTCGGCTTTAATCAATTTAATGTTTCTTATGAAATCTTGTTTGCGTTAATATGGACTGTTTTTGCCGGATTCGTTTTATTATACGGAACAAAATTAACCGCAATTGTTACTCAAATATTTTTGTTTGTGGAAATTATAGCTGTTTTGCTTATAGGAGTGATAGGATATAGCATATGGGATAAATTTTCATACGGCATGCATAGCGGCAATATATTTTCATTTTCGAATTTTAATCTTTCAGGAATCATAGTCTGCATGATTATAGGGGCTACCATTGTTGATGGTTGGGAAATAGATTCATATGCTTCCGAAGAATCGAAACAGCCAAAATTAACCCCCGGTAAAAGCGGAATAATAGGCGCGATAATGGTGGTTGTTTATTATTACATTATATGGCCTGTTTTGCTTCATGAAACATCTTTAAAAACATTGAAATCAAGTCCCGATGTATTGCTTGCATGGGCTAATAATGCTAATCCGTCTATTCTGCCGGTTATGAAATTAGCCTTAGTTGCTTCTACCGCAGGGTCTTTATGGCTTACTACTTTTATATTATCAAGAGCGCTTTTTTCAATGTCGAGAGATAAAATAATGCCAAAATTTTTTGGATTTTTATCAAAAAAAAGGGTTCCGAAGTGGTCTATATTAATACCTTTAATTTTATCCTTCGCAACAATTTTGCTAGAAATTTTTTTTCCTTCGTTTGAAAATTTTTTCAATATAGTTCTGGCGACCGCAGGATTTTTTTTGGTAGCAGAGTTTTTTTTAGACAGCTTTAATACTATAATATTTTTACTAAAGTATCATAAAAATATCAAACATTCCATGAGTAATCACAACCATATTATTATCTTATCGGGCGCTTTCTTCGTTTTTATATATTTAGGGGCTCTTCTTGCATTATTTTTTGTTTACGGACCCAAACATCTCGGTTCTTCTATTGATTTAATTACTGCTATTATGCTTGCAATGGGGCTTTGCTATACAATATGGCTGCTGATTTCTAAAAAGGAACAAAAAATATATATGGCTGATTTCGATGATTCTATTGATATTATACCATTCAAAAAAGGTAACGGCGAAACTGATGCCGCTTTGAAAGACGTATCGGACGTGGGCAGACCTTTATTTTAG
- a CDS encoding MBL fold metallo-hydrolase → MKIQSFGAAKTVTGSCHIVHENGVKVMIDCGLFQGKDEENKNSELGFNPADIDYLILTHAHLDHCGRIPMLIKGGFKGKIYCTKPTFQLARLIMLDTAKIMLEDYKHDLKKKLRYNPEKKSDPHSLTHLSSASFASRSSASASSSALLYNELDVFESLDHFNPVLTYNTPFILDEKHNIKVEIKDAGHILGSSFVKLMFGDSSIIFSGDLGNKNKPIVNNFSYPDEADAVYIETTYGDRLHKSFDDSKTELLNIIETTFKNGGNVLIPSYAMERTQDILYILKGFYKNGKLPKCKIFLDSPLAINITDIFLKNPEYFRKDELQLFQKDNPFEIPYLTETRDVEESKEINRFTEGAIIIAGSGMLTGGRMLHHLKHNLWRKENSIIFIGYQARGTLGRKIVEGDKTINVFGEHIDVNASVHTINGFSSHADQNELIEWLSALKNQSKTKICLIHGDEDKMDIFKEKIAPLGFNAYIPSYAEEIEI, encoded by the coding sequence TTGAAAATACAATCATTCGGCGCAGCAAAAACAGTCACGGGAAGCTGCCACATAGTTCATGAAAACGGCGTTAAAGTGATGATAGATTGCGGTCTTTTTCAAGGCAAGGATGAAGAAAATAAAAATTCTGAATTAGGGTTCAATCCGGCAGACATTGATTACTTAATACTTACTCATGCTCATCTTGACCACTGCGGCAGGATTCCTATGCTCATAAAAGGCGGATTCAAGGGAAAAATTTACTGCACAAAGCCGACATTTCAACTTGCAAGGCTGATAATGCTGGATACGGCAAAGATTATGCTGGAAGACTACAAGCACGATTTAAAAAAGAAACTCAGATATAATCCGGAAAAAAAATCTGATCCGCATTCTTTGACCCATTTATCTTCCGCATCTTTTGCATCCCGTTCTTCCGCTTCCGCTTCATCTTCGGCTCTGCTGTATAATGAGCTTGATGTTTTTGAAAGTTTAGACCATTTTAATCCTGTATTGACATATAACACCCCGTTTATCCTCGACGAAAAACATAATATCAAAGTAGAGATCAAAGATGCAGGTCACATTCTCGGTTCAAGTTTTGTAAAACTTATGTTCGGTGATAGTTCAATCATATTTTCAGGCGATCTCGGCAACAAAAATAAACCTATAGTCAATAATTTTTCATATCCCGACGAAGCCGATGCCGTATATATTGAAACTACGTACGGAGATAGGCTTCATAAAAGTTTTGACGATTCAAAAACAGAACTCTTAAATATTATCGAAACAACTTTTAAAAACGGCGGCAACGTTTTAATTCCCAGCTATGCTATGGAAAGAACGCAGGATATTTTATATATTCTGAAAGGATTCTATAAAAACGGCAAACTTCCAAAATGCAAAATATTTCTTGATTCTCCGCTTGCAATTAATATTACCGATATATTTCTTAAAAATCCCGAATATTTCAGAAAAGACGAACTGCAATTATTTCAAAAAGATAATCCCTTTGAAATACCTTACCTCACTGAAACAAGAGATGTTGAAGAATCAAAAGAAATAAACAGATTCACGGAAGGCGCAATTATAATAGCGGGAAGCGGTATGCTTACCGGCGGAAGAATGCTGCATCATCTTAAACATAATCTATGGAGAAAAGAAAATTCTATTATTTTCATAGGCTATCAGGCAAGAGGAACATTAGGCAGAAAAATTGTAGAAGGCGATAAAACTATCAATGTCTTCGGCGAGCATATTGACGTGAACGCTTCTGTTCATACGATAAACGGTTTTTCGTCGCATGCGGACCAGAACGAACTCATTGAGTGGCTGAGCGCTCTGAAAAATCAGTCTAAAACGAAAATATGCCTTATCCACGGCGACGAAGATAAGATGGATATTTTTAAAGAAAAAATAGCTCCTCTGGGCTTTAATGCTTACATTCCGTCATATGCTGAAGAAATTGAAATTTAA
- a CDS encoding glycosyltransferase codes for MIFLLKNAGVPYYSILDPERKNVFAVKKIINICETENIDIIHTHLGTGNYLGVLAGNFLKIPVFSTINIFSGYPYYALADRLSFVSLSVKNYFIEYFSSEEYKRYTPGYIEKIINKIFKLKYNALNIKEIINKMDITYERIDENEFTNYSINNTNTNTNCNLINNKNNTGSDESLDKFKNFFNIGITGRVTEQKGQVYLVKAAELLLKSGLKSLTNKSLMFHIIGNGNDEKKLKNIVNKMGIADNFKFWGYQKDVRKFVDMFDIAVSCSLNEPFGVNNIEYMFMKKPCIATNTGGIPEVYDNTNIIIPPKDPAKLKEAIETYIKNPDVMKKEALKGFERANRLFKSDISVNRIISIYEDMLIHR; via the coding sequence ATGATTTTTTTATTAAAAAATGCCGGCGTGCCTTATTATTCAATTTTAGACCCTGAAAGAAAAAATGTTTTTGCAGTTAAAAAAATAATAAATATATGCGAAACGGAAAATATAGATATAATACATACTCACTTAGGAACAGGAAACTACCTCGGGGTTTTAGCCGGCAATTTCCTTAAAATACCGGTATTCAGTACCATTAATATTTTTAGCGGCTATCCGTATTACGCTCTTGCCGATAGATTATCTTTTGTAAGTCTGTCAGTAAAAAATTATTTTATTGAATATTTTTCAAGTGAAGAATATAAAAGATATACGCCCGGTTATATCGAAAAGATTATAAATAAAATTTTCAAACTAAAATACAATGCTTTAAACATAAAAGAAATTATAAACAAGATGGATATAACCTATGAAAGAATAGATGAAAATGAATTTACTAATTACAGTATTAACAATACTAATACTAATACTAATTGCAATTTAATAAACAACAAAAATAATACCGGCAGTGATGAAAGTCTTGATAAGTTTAAAAATTTCTTTAATATCGGAATTACAGGAAGAGTCACGGAACAAAAAGGTCAGGTTTATCTTGTAAAAGCAGCGGAACTGCTGCTAAAATCCGGCTTAAAATCTTTGACTAATAAATCGTTAATGTTCCATATCATAGGAAATGGCAATGATGAAAAAAAACTGAAAAATATAGTTAATAAAATGGGTATTGCAGATAATTTTAAGTTTTGGGGGTATCAAAAAGATGTGAGAAAATTTGTAGATATGTTTGATATTGCCGTTTCATGCTCTTTAAACGAACCTTTCGGCGTTAATAATATTGAATACATGTTTATGAAAAAACCATGCATTGCAACAAATACCGGCGGAATACCTGAAGTTTACGATAATACAAATATTATCATACCGCCTAAAGACCCTGCTAAACTTAAAGAAGCAATCGAAACGTATATCAAAAATCCTGATGTTATGAAAAAAGAAGCATTAAAAGGTTTTGAAAGGGCAAACAGACTTTTTAAATCGGATATTTCGGTAAATAGGATTATAAGTATTTACGAAGATATGCTTATACATCGGTAG
- a CDS encoding formate hydrogenlyase, translating into MDIYITSAVFQIFQIITVLVFSPLIAGFINRIEEIIQGKRGPSIFQPYYDLYKLFHKEVIISEDSSFVFRFAPFVSFISMILITMLIPVLTAYPLPLGFMGDMLGGAFLFSLSSFFINIASLDKGTSYGGLGSSRATVLAILSEPTLILVFVGVALIAKSTLPYVMLNTIISHLPLYFSSSHFLIITAFFLLFLADTDRRPINASTHVEMSMIEEARILDYSGPYLALLKWSGYMKQFLLLVIFLNVLVFPWGLAVNHSPLSLFIAVITLIFKMFIVGIIAALIDTSISRLRFFRYQEYFAAAFVLSVLAIMTFQYKGF; encoded by the coding sequence ATGGATATCTATATCACTTCAGCCGTCTTTCAGATATTTCAGATTATCACCGTCCTTGTATTTTCTCCGCTTATTGCCGGATTTATTAACAGAATTGAAGAGATTATTCAGGGTAAAAGAGGACCGTCTATATTTCAGCCGTATTATGACCTGTATAAGCTTTTTCATAAAGAAGTTATAATTTCCGAAGATTCGTCTTTTGTTTTTCGTTTTGCCCCCTTTGTTTCCTTTATATCAATGATACTTATTACTATGCTGATACCTGTTCTGACTGCGTACCCCCTGCCGCTGGGGTTTATGGGAGATATGCTGGGCGGAGCTTTTCTGTTTTCGCTGTCTTCTTTTTTCATAAACATAGCTTCGCTTGATAAAGGTACAAGTTACGGCGGGCTCGGCTCTTCAAGGGCAACTGTTCTTGCTATTCTTTCAGAACCTACGCTGATATTAGTTTTTGTGGGGGTTGCCTTAATTGCAAAATCAACTTTGCCTTATGTAATGCTGAATACTATAATTTCTCATTTGCCTTTATATTTCAGTTCTTCGCATTTTTTAATAATAACGGCTTTTTTTTTGCTGTTTCTTGCCGATACTGACAGAAGACCGATAAACGCATCTACGCATGTTGAAATGAGTATGATTGAAGAAGCCCGCATATTGGATTACTCAGGACCGTATCTGGCGCTGCTGAAATGGAGCGGCTATATGAAGCAATTTTTATTGCTCGTTATTTTCTTAAATGTTCTGGTTTTTCCGTGGGGTCTTGCGGTAAATCATAGTCCTCTATCGCTGTTTATCGCAGTTATCACATTAATTTTTAAAATGTTCATAGTAGGTATAATCGCGGCGCTGATTGATACATCCATATCAAGATTAAGATTTTTCAGATATCAGGAATATTTTGCTGCCGCTTTTGTATTAAGCGTATTAGCTATAATGACTTTTCAGTATAAAGGATTTTAG